The Juglans regia cultivar Chandler chromosome 2, Walnut 2.0, whole genome shotgun sequence genome includes a window with the following:
- the LOC108995436 gene encoding glutathione S-transferase U9-like, whose amino-acid sequence MAEENKVILHGFWASPFAKRVELALKIKGIPYDYVEEDLMNKSSLLLEYNPVYKKVPVLVHNGKPIAESIVILEYIDETWKKGPSLLPKDPYKRAQVRFWASFIEQQLLQRVILVVKSDGEAQEKAIEELFEKLKLLEERIMNIFPEGTASINQENMRLLDIVLLTCFGSYKVQEEVLGFKLMDPEKTPLVFSWLTTLLEIPVVKEAIPSHEEIMLVIKYVRQNALNPTAV is encoded by the exons atgGCAGAGGAAAACAAAGTGATTCTGCATGGATTCTGGGCTAGTCCTTTTGCCAAGAGGGTGGAACTGGCCCTTAAAATTAAAGGTATACCCTACGACTATGTGGAAGAAGATTTGATGAACAAAAGCTCACTTCTGCTCGAATACAATCCAGTTTACAAGAAAGTTCCTGTACTTGTTCATAATGGAAAACCCATTGCAGAGTCGATTGTCATCCTTGAATACATTGATGAAACCTGGAAAAAAGGTCCTTCACTTCTGCCTAAAGATCCCTATAAAAGAGCCCAAGTTCGCTTCTGGGCTAGCTTTATCGAGCAGCAG ttGCTTCAGAGGGTGATCTTAGTGGTAAAATCCGATGGAGAAGCACAGGAAAAAGCCATCGAGGAACTGTTTGAGAAATTAAAGCTATTGGAAGAGAGAATTATGAACATCTTTCCAGAGGGCACTGCATCCATTAACCAAGAGAATATGAGACTTCTGGATATTGTACTTTTAACCTGTTTTGGCTCCTATAAGGTTCAGGAAGAAGTCCTGGGGTTCAAGCTTATGGACCCAGAGAAGACTCCACTGGTATTTTCATGGCTGACAACCCTACTTGAGATACCTGTAGTGAAAGAGGCAATCCCCTCTCATGAAGAGATTATGctagttataaaatatgtcaGACAGAATGCCCTTAATCCTACTGCAGTTTGA